The genomic window ACGACTCTTCATTTTCCTGAAATTTTACCAcaaagagacataaaacatcacaatttTTGAGTAAAGCTGCTGcagaatcaaacatttttggcgtcaataatcagaaaaacacagtgaaatcctggagggagagatatatgtaaacaaacagaagaagatagaagaagaaCATTGGTTCCCAGAGTTCCTCTGATGTGAGGAGTGTAGTGTGAACATGCAGGTATAAAACACCTGCAGACGGTCACATGATCTTCTGCTTGAAGACCGTAGAAACGTCACTGACTGCCGTCCGTGTGTTTTCTCCGCAGCCTGCGTTCGGCGTACCCGCACAGCGACCGCTCCAAGAACGCCGGCTTCGTTTGGTCTCCGTCAGTCGGCCATGAGGAGCTGCATCAGGGTCTGGGCGTCAGCGTGAAGGTCACCATCATCAGCGAGCACTTCAGAGAGCCGCTCACCTTCACCTGCGACGGTAAGACGCCGCGTGTGGATGTCGGGTCTGTAGATGTGTGACACATCTACAGACAGAAATAACCTTCGGCGTGTCCTCGCTGTCTGTCAGGTTCGTCCACCGTGGACCTGCTGATCTATCAGACGCTGTGCTACGCGCAGGACGACCTGGATCACCTGGACGTGGACGACTACCTGCTGAAGGTCTGCGGACAGGACGAGTTCCTCCACAAGTAAGAACTCTGCCGTCTGTGCTGCTTTTGCTTCATTATCGTCCCTCAGATATCCTGAAGGTGTTTGTTCTGAGCTGATCATCAGAGCTGTTTTATCTCTTTACATTCATTTNNNNNNNNNNNNNNNNNNNNNNNNNNNNNNNNNNNNNNNNNNNNNNNNNNNNNNNNNNNNNNNNNNNNNNNNNNNNNNNNNNNNNNNNNNNNNNNNNNNNATACTTGACACTGTGTTCTGTCTGCAGTAAGAAGGCCTGTAAGTACTTCGATCAGGGTCGCGGCTCGTGTCCGTTCGGAGGGAAATGTTTGTATCTTCACGCCTTCCCGGACGGGACCCGAGCGGAACCGGACCGGCCGCGGAAACAGCTGAGCTCCGAGGGGAACGTCCGGGTCagacgccgccgccgccgccgccgccatcTTCACTCACAGTTGTAGTTCATCACCTCGGTGCACGTTTGTGAacggtgtgttttttttcttcttcagttcaTGAACAGCGTCCGTCTGTGGGACTTCATCGAGGAGCGCGAGCAGCGGCCGACCCCGCCCCTGCCGTCCATCGATGATGACATCACGGAGCTCAGGGAGCTCTTCATGCAGATGTCGGGCCCGAGCCACGACGGGCCGGAGACCCCGCCCGCCGCCGACGCATAGAGAGAGGCCTGATCGGACCGCGTCCTCCGGTCTCCATGGCAACCGGCGATGTCTGTGGACCAGTCATTGAAATATTAAATCATGTGATCAATCTACAGCTCTCCACTGTGTCTCAGTCTGGAAAAATAATTCCATTGTGTCCATTAGTTGGAAAATTGATCATCAATATattgttgacattttatttattgtgtacataagaaaatacagacagtGTGACGTCATCTGGTGGTGGTGTGTTGACTTTCTGACGGTGTTTGTGCCTCATCGTTTGGGTTTAATGTGATAAATATATCACTCTTTACTCCCAGAGAAACAGCTGATAATTAGATCCTGTTGTCTTTGTCCAGTGAATGTTCAGATTCCAGCAGCAGTAGAGAACCAGTGTTCGGTTGGTGAGTGAAGCAGATCAAGCAGCCACGTTGTTCCAGTGtctgtttattaatattatgattttatttcagtAGAACAGCTCCTCTTAAAGGTTCAACAAAAACCAACCATCCAGAATCATTCAGTCACgaaaaatgaatggaaagtGTTTTTGGCAGAGTACTCacatactttactgcagtaaaactaccaatacagcaaagtacaaatactccgttacaagtaaacgtcctgcatgaaaaatcctccgacagtaaaagtacataagtattatgagcttgatgtagttaaagtattgcagtaaaagtacataagtattatgagcttgatgtagttaaagtattgcagtaaaagtacataagtattatgagcttgatgtagttaaagtattgcagtaaaagtacataagtattatgagcttgatgtagttaaagtattgcagtaaaagtacataagtattatgagcttgatgtagttaaagtattgcagtaaaagtacataagtattatgagcttgatgtagttaaagtattgcagtaaaagtacataagtattatgagcttgatgtagttaaagtattgcagtaaaagtacataagtattatgagcttgatgtagttaaagtattgcagtaaaagtacataagtattatgagcttgatgtagttaaagtattgcagtaaaagtagtggtttggttcctctgactgatatattattatatatgacatcattagattattaatagtgaagcatcagtgttagagcagcatgttactgttgtagctgctggaggtggagctagtttacactactttatatacagttagctagtttagtccagtggttcccaacctaggggtcgggcccctccaaagggtcagcagataaatctgaggggtggtgagatgattaatgggagaggaaagaagaaaaaacaaagttctgatacacaaatctgttttcagtttttggactttttctctaatctttgatttttgctgaaatattggatcatttgaacatttattgaaatgaaagcatgtgagaagtttagagggaaaaatcactatttggtggagctgttaacaactcatagacatgtgaaatgtgaccccgactacacactgctttttgtaagacgtcaaaagacaaaaaggttggaaaccactggtttcatctttaacaatgtgttgtattttaaaagcttgttatattatccattgtgtcaaatcttcatctgaaaagtaactaaagctgtcaaataaatgtagtggagtagaaagtacaatatttccctctgaaatgtagaaagtagcatcacatggaaatactcaagtaaagtacaagtacctcaacattatatttaagtacagtaatGAATATGTGTACTAGGGATGTGGGTCAACAAAAACCAACCATCCAGAATGATTTGGtcatgaaaaatgaatgggaAGTGTTTTTGGCGGTGCCTCATGAttctgggggggggggagtcacTACATCACAGTCTGACAGTTGAGTAACGACAGCAGAGTGACCGTCACATTACTGCTGATGGATCACCAACCCGCCTGTCGATCTCACGCTGCATCTGAGCCTCGTTCATGAACAAGACGTTGAGGTTCCTGAACTCCCGACACAAAGGAACAGTTTTCCAGAAGATAAGCAGACGtgtcagcgcagtcgtctctGATCTgagactccagttagagacctggtgtggggacctccttcataaggtagtttattcatgaacacttattgtaacactttaattttctaaaagtaaaagtgtcataaaaacaaaaacaggaatttttaagcctctttccacttttattggaatacaaatacaaatactgggatctctgcacatccctcgtacatttactcaagttctgtaCTGATGCTACTTTCTAAATATTACAGATGAAACCGGACCgggtctctaactggagtctcAGATCagagacgactgcgctgactactgagataaaactttactcatcacctcattgcagacagacctctacctatttatacacccataacacacagacagcacagcctgtaacatgtagaagaacttcaaagataattattgatttgcacttttcatttattgtctgttttttacaGCCTGACTTTgtgaaaggagaagaggaacaacaggttatggagtcTGTTGgcagcactttgcttgtgtcagtagttcagctttatctctgtaacacataacaacacataactttaacatatttgtatgaaacaaatcgGGCCTTAAAAATCATtgtataagaaataaaacacttacATGAGGCAGAATTTGTTGTTATTAATATCGACAGATATCATTAGACTTCTGACAGATCCGTGATGGACTGAATAAGAATATAAAACCATAACAATGTAAAGTTTGAGAAAATCAGCTGCAAAGTTTTTTCTCAGTTTACTTTTTGAAATGATCTGAAACCCATTAGATCATTTTCAgagtcatttaatttaaatatccAAAACATATCAGTGCTTTTTATTGatcttatttattgttgttggctctcttgtttatttgtatttcaatttgattcactgtttttatctttGAGCAGCTTTTGTTTAATATATAGCTGATGTCATGTTACTGTGAGGTTTTATTAGTGGTGCTACAGTTGTGTTGGTACCAGTgttgtcatgtttttcatgtctctTTAGAAACCAGTAGAATAACAGTGGAGATGAGTTTGgtttcttgtgtattttttccatttgagatgcagacagctgacagagcttcatcacatcatcatcatcttctcttTGTGCTCTTCCCATGAAAGTTATGTTGACATGATGATGTGATCTCAAA from Thunnus maccoyii chromosome 3, fThuMac1.1, whole genome shotgun sequence includes these protein-coding regions:
- the LOC121893841 gene encoding probable E3 ubiquitin-protein ligase makorin-2, whose translation is TLCSVCSKKACKYFDQGRGSCPFGGKCLYLHAFPDGTRAEPDRPRKQLSSEGNVRFMNSVRLWDFIEEREQRPTPPLPSIDDDITELRELFMQMSGPSHDGPETPPAADA